A window from Cryptomeria japonica chromosome 1, Sugi_1.0, whole genome shotgun sequence encodes these proteins:
- the LOC131026762 gene encoding uncharacterized protein LOC131026762 isoform X3 — protein sequence MSNMITEECICSACKKMEGGEITIIRVDDQGEYRAISTEESWKDIKSTEVTGGEPVCTFCGCEDSEKFEKMISLCHCNGGSVVAHPSCLRVSQADPRAGGNQALTLCKVCGGSGASSIGVDGMVNAASTEEGSSKLVDLNSSLSRDSHNLTPKKGVKHNPSDLTNGGSGAAEQLENQPPLKRFKGESGRKTFEVSLKDDLSTAESEKLGVTVPARRFDDAIVSVPIKKRKFWPPSPPPSSPKASSPLEPLHSEPPVSAVHSGRLSGTEEEQGPLNTHREQQVADGMDIAGESIQEKSVMLVGDMLNETRGKASSSVDCFSEDTVGNVDISGVSTSTMDASTSKLVRNSLDERVSQVGYPGFENAKSVAVNLKDTGICNPEDPQHDNMHEDTQNQGGLHERQDHHVLESNLLSVSPNKSYISNEIPACNSSNESVDNVACREETELALGRKSTLESSNRSEVVLGIKVTSEAGECSQHKSLSPLKDGQKQEKGMLLKLNSGYFDDDRSHWDLNTPMDSWEKQPEAVTSDPETKCSGKLPIGNAIDINSERLDSIPVQLFVSDAKFNSRKPEQDMLSKGLQSEQNDHVVHSLEGLALDKDSVLDMTLGLQADALLNHHPVNPQSKFNRPLISKSLSISLDKSNPERNLDLSIANSEMPCELADGISSTEVQDGKHSVESPPDVILGKEPRLQSDEQTDAMMIDVNADSLDKHSSPVMHDFESIEDSHEASALTDAKGNLRCLPISQEFPDCQEKSSPSLPAGKQDLNEIIDEDMNVDDTHTSVTCEVDAGAENIDIPGEDVGGLDKQSAEDVGVLDKQSAEDVGGLDKQSAEDAGGLDKQSAEDAGGLDKQSAEDAKEIAYGGDYETDGYDDEDDIASDAEKFVELAEDENQGEEGEYRETEELHDWIEEDVGEELEDEHVDYGDSDFRDADDLGMEQYDKGKDMEHERICDDIEKFEMDDQEAHDLQVGADGQVTIPETTTSGTGIEHSTEKETHKADGMISQFPELLTENKGLEIEPNCSLDMNKDFLRSRDVRLSTSSRPKSSGWDKLPEGYENVDEAFKAVQDIISKRGRGSPWPTGGRLGPMSARIPSSRIDAGFRERMTSDDSIHGKEAFYMRGRDGSLSTSPSFASRKPTRGRIVGRGGPSRGIHHRGRGDPWGDGASSHWGSSRHHSPPDYYGTKVGFGSPRSANAAAVSAAKVESSGFLVASDGTVTKITRGGGRGRRGRSTLMGRGSGMDIEESLDFGMQMSMGSGAMMSETGLNASRDRTVTMRTDAGGRVSRERYREPSFGHSRWDHSIGDSPRRSMDHRLRERNGSFSPPPGRRLTRMSRSHTESRSRSRTRSPRLRSSPRGRAGGIIDRGPTIRRRSRSPVLRSEARIERLKSPIYHRVGSFEHKMSFRTQRTSPQSSKWSYDRRDTSHFRDSDYRRPFVRSGSPRRISPRVVHESSLTESPGRLKHSDYRGSMYSSRTADLNCESRRFKHDENEDIRVKQSDISGRGAGEGGGMDVRRFRHQENESDCQPRSSCTKDSGISREQGTEDHNNRL from the exons ATGTCGAATATG ATAACTGAAGAGTGCATATGCTCAGCTTGCAAAAAGATGGAAGGTGGAGAAATAACCATCATTAGAGTGGATGATCAG GGAGAATACAGAGCAATTTCCACTGAAGAGTCTTGGAAAGATATTAAAAGTACAGAGGTGACGGGTGGTGAGCCTGTTTGTACATTTTGTGGCTGTGAGGACAgtgaaaaatttgagaaaatg ATTTCCCTTTGCCATTGCAATGGAGGTTCAGTTGTTGCCCATCCTAGCTGCTTGCGTGTTTCCCAGGCAGATCCCAGGGCAGGGGGAAATCAGGCACTGACTTTATGTAAAGTTTGTGGTGGCAGTGGTGCTTCTTCTATTGGAGTTGACGGAATGGTTAATGCAGCCTCAACAGAAGAAGGCTCTTCTAAGCTGGTCGATTTAAACTCAAGCTTGAGTAGAGACTCTCATAATCTTACTCCAAAAAAAGGAGTAAAGCACAACCCTAGTGACTTGACGAATGGAGGGTCTGGAGCAGCTGAACAGCTTGAGAATCAGCCTCCTTTAAAGAGGTTTAAGGGAGAGAGTGGCAGAAAAACTTTTGAGGTATCACTTAAGGATGACTTATCTACTGCTGAATCTGAAAAG CTTGGAGTTACTGTTCCTGCACGACGTTTTGATGATGCTATTGTAAGCGTTCCCATTAAAAAACGGAAATTTTGGCCTCCATCTCCACCACCTTCCTCCCCCAAAGCTTCTTCTCCATTGGAGCCACTACATTCAGAGCCTCCAGTTTCGGCCGTTCATTCTGGCAGGTTATCAGGCACAGAGGAAGAACAAGGTCCCTTAAATACACATAGGGAGCAGCAAGTGGCAGATGGCATGGATATTGCAGGGGAATCTATTCAAGAAAAATCTGTGATGTTAGTTGGTGATATGCTGAATGAGACTAGAGGAAAAGCTTCTAGTTCTGTAGATTGTTTTTCAGAGGACACCGTTGGTAATGTTGACATATCAGGAGTGTCAACCTCAACTATGGATGCTTCCACGAGTAAGCTAGTGAGGAACAGCTTGGACGAGAGAGTATCTCAAGTTGGATATCCAGGCTTTGAAAATGCTAAGTCTGTAGCTGTAAACTTGAAAGATACTGGCATTTGTAACCCAGAAGATCCACAACACGATAATATGCATGAGGATACTCAAAATCAAGGAGGACTGCATGAGAGACAAGATCATCATGTTCTGGAGAGTAATTTGCTATCAGTTTCGCCAAATAAAAGTTACATAAGCAATGAAATTCCAGCTTGTAATAGTTCCAATGAATCAGTGGATAATGTTGCATGCAGGGAAGAAACAGAGTTGGCACTAGGTCGCAAGAGCACTTTAGAATCTAGTAATCGTTCAGAAGTAGTACTTGGCATTAAAGTGACATCTGAAGCAGGGGAGTGCTCTCAACATAAATCTCTATCTCCATTGAAAGATGGGCAGAAGCAAGAGAAAGGAATGCTTTTAAAGTTGAATTCTGGTTATTTTGATGATGACAGATCACACTGGGACTTAAATACCCCTATGGACTCTTGGGAAAAACAACCGGAGGCTGTAACTAGTGATCCTGAAACTAAGTGCAGTGGAAAATTACCAATAGGTAATGCAATCGACATAAATTCTGAACGCTTGGATAGTATTCCAGTACAATTATTTGTTTCAGATGCCAAGTTTAACAGTAGAAAGCCTGAGCAAGATATGTTAAGCAAGGGATTGCAGTCAGAACAGAATGATCATGTAGTGCATTCTTTAGAAGGCTTGGCCCTTGATAAAGATTCAGTACTTGATATGACCCTTGGTCTTCAGGCTGATGCTTTGCTCAATCATCATCCTGTCAATCCTCAGAGTAAGTTTAACCGGCCTCTCATCTCCAaaagcctttcaatatcattagaTAAATCAAATCCTGAGAGGAATTTAGACCTCTCCATTGCAAATTCAGAAATGCCATGCGAACTAGCTGATGGCATTTCTTCAACTGAAGTCCAAGATGGCAAGCATTCTGTAGAGAGTCCTCCTGATGTTATTCTGGGGAAAGAACCCCGACTGCAAAGTGATGAACAAACAGATGCGATGATGATTGATGTTAATGCAGACTCACTTGATAAGCATTCGTCTCCTGTAATGCATGATTTTGAATCTATCGAAGATAGTCATGAAGCAAGTGCTCTCACTGATGCTAAAGGAAACTTGAGGTGTCTTCCAATAAGTCAAGAATTTCCTGATTGTCAAGAAAAATCATCTCCATCTCTTCCAGCAGGTAAGCAAGATTTAAATGAGATTATTGACGAGGACATGAATGTTGATGATACACATACATCAGTTACCTGTGAGGTTGATGCTGGTGCAGAGAATATTGACATCCCTGGGGAAGATGTGGGTGGATTGGATAAACAGTCAGCAGAAGATGTGGGTGTATTGGATAAACAGTCAGCAGAAGATGTGGGTGGGTTGGATAAACAGTCAGCAGAAGATGCGGGCGGGTTAGATAAACAGTCTGCAGAAGATGCGGGCGGGTTGGATAAACAGTCCGCAGAAGATGCCAAAGAAATTGCATATGGTGGTGACTATGAAACAGATGgctatgatgatgaagatgatattGCTTCTGATGCTGAAAAGTTTGTTGAACTGGCTGAAGATGAAAACCAAGGGGAAGAAGGAGAATACAGAGAAACGGAGGAGCTTCATGATTGGATTGAAGAAGATGTGGGGGAAGAACTGGAAGATGAACATGTTGATTATGGTGATTCTGATTTTAGGGATGCTGATGATCTTGGCATGGAACAGTATGACAAGGGGAAAGATATGGAACATGAAAGGATTTGTGATGATATCGAGAAGTTTGAAATGGATGATCAAGAGGCACATGATCTACAAGTTGGAGCAGATGGGCAAGTTACCATACCTGAAACAACAACATCTGGAACAGGCATTGAACACAGTACTGAAAAAGAGACGCATAAAGCTGATGGTATGATATCTCAATTCCCTGAACTTTTAACTGAAAATAAAGGATTAGAGATTGAACCTAATTGCAGCCTAGATATGAATAAGGATTTTCTAAGATCAAGAGATGTAAGGCTTTCCACTTCATCACGGCCAAAATCTTCAGGATGGGATAAATTGCCGGAAGGATATGAAAATGTAGATGAAGCATTCAAGGCTGTCCAAGACATAATCAGCAAGCGCGGTCGAGGGTCTCCCTGGCCTACTGGGGGCAGATTGGGACCGATGTCTGCTAGAATCCCATCCTCACGAATAGATGCTGGATTCAGGGAAAGAATGACATCTGATGATTCTATACATGGGAAAGAAGCATTCTATATGCGTGGAAG GGATGGAAGTCTTTCAACAAGTCCAAGTTTTGCTTCAAGAAAACCAACCAGAGGCAGAATTGTTGGAAGAGGTGGGCCTTCTCGGGGGATTCACCATAGGGGAAGGGGTGATCCATGGGGTGATGGTGCAAGCAGTCATTGGGGTTCAAGTAGGCATCACTCACCTCCTGACTATTATGGCACTAAAGTTGGATTCGGATCCCCTCGTTCTGCAAATGCTGCTGCAGTTTCTGCTGCCAAGGTTGAAAGCAGTGGGTTTCTTGTTGCCAGTGATGGCACTGTAACAAAGATTACTCGGGGAGGTGGTCGTGGTCGAAGAGGCCGCAGTACATTGATGGGAAGGGGATCTGGAATGGATATTGAGGAGAGCCTAGATTTTGGAATGCAGATGAGCATGGGAAGTGGTGCTATGATGTCTGAGACAGGGTTGAATGCCAGCAGGGATCGGACCGTCACTATGCGAACTGATGCTGGTGGTCGTGTAAGTCGAGAACGTTATCGAGAACCATCATTTGGACATAGCAGGTGGGATCATTCAATTGGTGATTCCCCACGCAGGTCAATGGACCATCGCTTGAGAGAAAGGAATGGGAGTTTTTCACCTCCTCCAGGAAGGAGATTGACTCGGATGTCTCGTTCACACACAGAGTCTCGTTCAAGGTCAAGAACACGATCTCCACGGCTTAGGTCCTCGCCAAGGGGAAGGGCTGGTGGTATCATTGATCGAGGACCAACAATCAGAAGACGAAGTAGGTCTCCTGTGCTAAGATCTGAGGCTAGGATAGAGAGGCTGAAGTCCCCTATATATCACCGTGTTGGCTCCTTTGAACATAAGATGTCTTTCAGAACTCAGCGGACCTCTCCACAGTCATCAAAATGGTCCTATGATAGAAGAGATACAAGTCATTTCAGAGATTCTGACTACAGGAGACCCTTTGTGCGCTCAGGTAGTCCAAGGAGAATTTCTCCTCGAGTTGTTCACGAATCTAGTTTGACAGAATCACCAGGAAGGTTAAAGCACAGTGACTACCGTGGGTCAATGTATTCATCTAGGACAGCAGATTTAAACTGTGAGAGTAGACGCTTCAAGCATGATGAAAATGAAGACATCAGGGTAAAGCAGAGTGATATATCTGGTAGGGGAGCTGGGGAAGGAGGTGGTATGGATGTTAGACGGTTTAGACACCAGGAAAATGAGAGTGATTGTCAACCTCGAAGCTCCTGTACTAAAGATTCTGGGATCTCAAGGGAACAGGGCACTGAAGACCACAATAATAGGTTATAA